aaaaatgaagggaataCAATTGGAAACTGTGACAGCATAATTAAAAGACTATATAGGACAATCCTAGCAATCACATTTAAGATTTATAAAGCCCATACAACTGAATCAAAAGAATTGGGTGTGGAAtcctggaaatgcaaatcaaaaccacaatgcgttATCACCTTATAtcatcagaatggctagaatccaAAATAACAGATGTCGGTAGGAACGTACATTGGTGAAATCActgtagaaaacagcatggaggctcctcaaaaaattaaaaaatagaagtaccacAGGATCCAGCGCTTCCACTACTGGGatactttggataaatatccaaagaaaatgaaaacattgagttgaaaagatatatgcacctctatgtctaatgcagcattatttataataatcaagGTATGGAAGTAACCCAAGAGGAGTCTATtcatagacgaatggataaagatgtgtgtgtgtgtgtgtgtgtgtgtgtgtgtgtgtgtaaaacagaatattactcagccataaaaaagagtgaaatattgCCACTTGTGAGAATGTGCAaggacctaaagggtattatgctaagtgtgtgtgttttgaagggGGGAGTTCATTTGGTATTTAGGTAAACTCATTAATTCTTTTTGCATTTGGTCCGGACtcagtgtgaaaaataaaatttaagtacaCTCGAATATACCATTTACTTATTCTTGTATCTCTGGTTTATAATCTTTTGGCTCTGAAAGTATAATAAGATAATTCTTCATATAAATAAGCACGAATACAGacctttcttataccatatagacatatgtggtatatttataaaacatatacgatttccacattctttttttttttgagtatagttaaCACAATGTtatacattagtttcaggagtacaatatagtgattcaacaagtttatacattttgCTATGCTCCCCTGGAGTGTCGATATCATGTCACCAAAcagcactattacaatatcattgactatatttcctatgccgTACCTTTTAACCGTATGACATTTTTAGTCTGTAGctggaagcctgtatttcccactcatcttcacctattttgcccagccctccttccctctggcaaccattagtttgttttttgtatttatagttctgattctgctttttatttgtttctttattctttttttgttttttgttttttgtttttttagattctacatataagtaaaatcatatagtatttttctttaaaaaaaaatatttcatttttttatttgacagagagagaccacaagtaggcagagaggcaggcagagagagaattggggaagcaggttccctgctgagcagagaacctgatgcggggcttgatcccaggaccctgagatcatgacctgagctgaaggcagaggcttaacccactgagcacccaggtgccccaaaatcatatagtatttttcttaatctgacttatttcacttagcattggaaataattgttttatgagtaaatttaattttgtcaaatacatttGTCTGTTTCTAAAGTAGCAAGAAGGCTTTGatcttaaaatattctaaatttagtTATAACTGGGCTCATTTATCTGCAGCACTAGGCTTTTTTCTGTCAACATCCCTAAATAGATTATTCCTCAATAGCTTAAAAATTCTGGGTATTTTATCTATGCCTACCTTTTGACTTATGAGGTCAAAATCAATATATTGTAAAGAATGAGACCAgggcagcagggggtgggggggatggggggtgcctgggtggttcagtcagttaagcatcctgtacttgattttggctcaagtcatgatctcagggacatgagatggagctccacatagggcttcactcttagtggggagtctgcatgaaattctctctttccctctccctctgccccatcccctctctctctctcaaatgagtaaagattttatttattcatttaacagagacagagagatcacaaataggcagaaaggcaggcagagtgagaggaggaagcaggatccccagctgagcagagagcctgatgtggggcttgatcccaggaccctaagaccatgacctgagctgaaggcagaggttcaacacactgagccacccaggtgcctctaaataattttttttatgattttatttatttgtcagagagagagagagagagcacaagcaggagagtggcaggcagagggagaagcagactccttgttgagcaaggagactgatgagggactggatcccagaatccaGGAATCatggacctgagcccaaggcagacacttaaccaactgagccaaccaggcatccctaaaatgaataaataaatctttttttaaaaaggggggtacctgggtggctcagtttgttatgcaactgcctttggctcaggtcccaggatcgagtcctgcatggagctcccagctctgcggggagtctgcttctccctctgaccttcttccctctcatgctctctctcactgtctctctctcaaataaataaacaaaatatttaaaaaaaaaaaaaaaaaaggaagggattgAGACACAAGGTTCTGGATATGCTACTgtgctcagttttctcttctgaacAGGCAACAAACATGGGCACTGGCCACCTCCCTCCAGCTTGGCCTTACctcagagagaaaatggacccTGCTGTTAGCCAGTCTCTCAGGTGCCAAAAGACTCACTTGGATCCTGAAGAACAAAGGCAGGCACAATGGTCTCctcttgttttggtttcttttcataatagaaaaaggaaagggagaaatctTAAACCAAATGGGACACCAGCTAATCTCTTGCTAAAATGATTGGAGGACTTTGGGACTATGGATACGCCTTTAACAAGTCAGAGGAGTCTTTCTCAAAAGCCTAACACTTGATATCTCGAACAAAGATTCAAATCACAGGCACAAAAGTGATGTTTTTACTGAGAGAAGTTGAATTGCTTAAATGTATTAGCGGTGCAGAGGAATTTTGTTTTTAGGGAGTGGTTCTGAAACAGGAGATTTGATGGAGTTGTTTGCTTTTAGAAAGATGTTAGGAGAGGACCAGCATTCACTGGTTTTCAGATGCGAAACGAGGAAAGAGAATAACCAGATTCTTAACATTAAGCCAGTGAGAACATGGATCACACCGATTTCAGGCTATGGACTTTCCAAGAGGCAAGGCAGGCTTCTCTGGAAGGCCGTCAACCTGTGGATGGGCTGCCCCGGATCACAGAGGCAGCTGAATGTGCCCATTCCCCTTTGGAGTCATCACTTATGCAATCTCAGACCTGCTATTAATTTGTTACTCTGACTTTCACAACACAACCACTCATGCCTGAGTTTTTCCACCTCAttaagtaataatagtaataatatttgTGTTTACCTCATGGCAGTGTAAGTGAATGGAAAGGAAGTGTTGAAATCTTCACCATCTGAAGAAAGATATTCTTCATCTCAGAAGAAAGGACATACAATATATAGAAACCAAATCAACAAGACATCCTGAGTAACAATAGGTGAGGtttttattccaaaattaaaaatggggaaaaaaggggtgcctgagtggctcagtgggttaaagcctctgccttgggatcaaggcagggtcctaggatcaagccccgaatcaggttcttggctcagcagggagcctgcttcctcctctttctctctctgcctgcctctctacttgtgatctctgtctgtcaaacaaataaatattttttaaaaaatagaaaaaaaagcaatgataaaaatttaacacaaGCTAGTTTTCAAAGTGATAAAGATGTAAAATTCCAAAAAGTGttttcaatacacacacacacacacacacacgtgtgtgtgtgtgagtgagtctGTAGctatcaaattatattttaagctaaatcaaaaagagtaaaatatttaatgtagatTACAGGAGCTATAAAGAAAAATTCCCTAAAGTTATAAAGTGTAACTTTTATGTTGAATGCAGAAAGGTAATGAAATAGTCCCTAGAGGgctctggaataatttttctttctcatttcttccagTGATCTGATAAGGCAGGTTTATAATTGCAACCagtttttatagatgagggaactaaagctgaataaaagaaaaaaaacacacaaaaaagttcaGATGTAAGCTCTTAAAATTCTATTCCTCAGTATTTGGGTGTaacaaaagaatttattttcaaattgacAGTTTTATTGCAAACTCAATTAAAGGTCTTTAGATGTTTAGATCAGAGTTCAGAAAGGTTTTAGAAAACTATATTTCTTTAAGAAGCTGCATGTGAAAAGTACATTTCAAATTATctaataaaacatttagaaagtgTCAACATAATAGCAATTCTCATAAAACTTCAAAAGTTGTCAACACAATAGGTCTTTTGTACTTCTTAGTGACTTTAGGACTAAGGCAGATCCTTCTAGTAATTCAAAATTGTTCAATCACCTGCTTGAACAATGAGTTGTTCAGCTCAGGCTTAAGATGAGGTAAAAGTGTTGTGGATCTCTAAATTGGGCCagtgttttttggggggagggcatCTTTTGATGATGCTTTTACTCATatcaaacaagataaaaacaagaatgtttatttagttatttgacagagatagagagcaagcacaagcagggggagcagcagtcagagggagagggagagaaagaagcaggttccccactgagcaaggagcctgatgcagggcttgatcccaggaccctggaatcataaacTGAGTCAAAGGGgctgggccactcaggcacccctgccttcTTCCACATTTAAACTTACATAAATCTCACCTGCCTTTATTGATCAAATAATTAAGGATGGGTACTTTCTAGAGAAAATATACCATCAGTATTTATAGATATGAAATAGATGTATAGCCCATCGCACCTGAGGAGGTCTTCTAGGGTTTGGCAATCTCACTCAGTTCTCTCAAACTGAAGCCAGTCAGCAAAATCAATGACCCTACCTtcccaccaaaagaaaaaaaaagaaaagaaaagaaaagaaagaaatttctagcATACATTGCCCCACTTCACCAGACCACTTTCCATACTTTGTAGTATGCCACAGCAACTCTGATGTCAAAAGATGGACCACAAAGCAGCTTTTACCAAACTGGAAATGCCCAGCATTCTTCCCAAGGGAACAGTAGGGTTGCTTTTTCTATGAATATAGAtgtagagttctttttttttttttttttttaagatttgtttatttgaaacagagagagagagtatgcaagtgagaggggagaggagcagagggagaaggaaacagaagcagactgtctgcttagcacggagcccaacgtggggctcaatcacacaaccctgagatcataacctgagctgaaatcgagggTCAGAAGCCCAACAGCCTGAGCCACCCCAATAAATATGTAGgtttaagaagaataaatgatttttagaaTGAATTCCAATTAATATTTGATCATTATCTAGCTCCAATCAAAAGCTTTCACCTTGGGAGACTTGAGTGCTGAGGAAACAATAGGAAGAGAGTAATAACTAAGATACATtgttactggggtgcctgggtggctcagtgggttaaagcctctgccttcagctcaggtcatgatcccagagtcctgagatcaagccccgcattgggctctctgctcagcgggaagcctgcctcctcctctctctctctctgcctacttgtgatctctgtctgtcaagtaaataaataaatgctttaaaaatatatacattattactATGTACCAGGCTTTCAGtgtaattaacttatttaatcctcacaataaccccaGGACATAAGTATGACTAGTATCtttatttcatagatgaagaaattgaggcacagagtggttaagtgactttcccaaagtCAGTTGAGCTTAAATCAGTGTAGTTGGCCTTTGGGACCTGCACCCTGAACCCCAGCACTCTactgcttacacacacacacacactctctcacacacacacatatacatacacacacactcaacatatatacaaaatttcTTTAACTCCAAATCTGCATCTTCTCTCCCATTTGGTACTAGGAATGTAGCTTCTGAGTGGATGTGCAAGGAACAATGTGATCTAATAACACACCGAACACAAGTAAGGAACTAAAACTGTGATGACCCTTCAGGTCCAAAGTCCACTGCTTTACGCTTCTGATTCTCTGTTTTTCCCACAAAGCCCAGGACAATTATGGGAGGACATCACCTCAGTACTGATTATTACTTTGATTTTAACAATACTGAGGAATGGatgatggccttttttttttctttttgacagaaagagagatcacaagtaggcagagagagagggggaagcagactccccgcagagcagagagcccaatgctgggctcgatcccaggagcctgagatcatgacccgagctaaaggcagaggctttaacccactgaaccacccaggcacctggatgatggaccttcttttaaaaaagcccaACTGCTGAAATTTTGTGGCGGCTAGGAGTCCAGCCTGATGGTCCAGATAATAGTCACAGGGTGGACAGGATAACCTGGGAGCAAGGAAGTAGGATGTGTTGCAGGGTTGCTTTtgttggagttaaaaaaaaattatttttttattaaaattttatttttattgaaattttattttgttaaatttttttatttcttaagactttttaaaaacaattttatttatttatttgacagagagagcaagagagggaacagaagcaggagagtgggagagggcttcccactgagcagggagcctgatttggggcttgataccagaaccctgggatcagggtctgccctgagccgaaggcagacacttaatgacggaaccacccaggcaccacttatttcttaaaacttaagaaatttttttcttgttatttattcatgttagtaatctctgtacccaatgtggggctcgaactcatggccccaggatcaagagtctcatgctcttccaagtgagccagccagacatcccACTGAGGTGAAAAAATGTTAGAATATTGCCCAGTGGTCAGATTTATGGCTATCGGTCTTACGGGAGTTATTCAGATACGTACTTTGTGTGAATGCGTGTGTGACTGAGCATGGAAGAAATAAGCTGGAAAGGGATGGCAAATgggagaagagacagaggagaaagagtCTACACCACAGCCTTGACATCCAAAATggcaaaattcaaaatggatcagcTGGAGAATGGCTATCAACACTGCAAGAAGATTTACCATTTCACAAAAGGAATGTAGGTTTGCACTGAACAGCAAGTAtagcatttttgttttgctaAATTTGGTTTgcgtctaattttttaaaaagattttatttatttgacagatcacaagtaggcagagagagagaagggaggaagcaggctccccacggagcagagagcccgatgcggggcttaatcctaggaccctgagatcatgacctgagccgaagggctttaatccactgagccacccaggcgcccctacatctaatttttttttaaagatttatgtatgtatttgagagaccgCAAGTGAGTCTGCAGGTGCACacccagagaggagcagaggtagaaaatcttcaagcagactcccctctgaatgTGAAGCCTGACACGGGGTTCCTTCTCAAGACccgtgggattatgacctgagccaaaatcaagatttgaacacttaaatggctgagccacccaggtgcccctaaattttttaaacaaatttatcaaATAAAGCGAGGTATGCCGATACTTAATTACACTTGCAAGTTTCAATCTGCATCATTTCCAAAGTTTTTGGAATAAACACCCCAAGTTCCATACTCTGGTTCAGTTTTATTGGTAGATCATTTAGATGTTAAGATTGACCTTTTCTAATTAAACGTCTTTAGGATACAAAAATAAAGGGCCAGTTTGTGTGTTTAAGGGTATTCTAGGAAAACAGTGACTTAAGTACTCAAATATAATCATCACTGCCTCTGTTATTCATTATCAGagagtacacacacatacacacacacacacacacacaatgtgcaATGTATGATTTCTAGCTCTATATTTGAGGTGCTAACCAAAGTCTCTCTTGGATTTCCAATTTAAACTTAGGGGATGTTGTGAGATGCAAaactgtcaaaacaaaacaaaactgaaaactacTAGTTTTAGTGAGAAAACCAATGGTCCAAAAATTTTTTAACGTTCCCCTGTACGAAGGTTAAGTGAAACCACTCGATAAGGCAAAAATGTATCAAAGTGGCATCTGTGGCAGGTTCAAGCCTCCTGAGAGCAGCAGGAGGGTGGAGTGGCCGCAAACACAATGTAACCACCGTCTCTTCCATTTGCAATGTCTTCAACCTTGTGCAAGTTACACAGCCTCACTGCGTGTCAGTTCTTGATCTTTAAAATGGGATAATGACACCTCACAGGATTGTTGAACAAATGAGTGAACTCATTAAGTTCATGGCACAGTGTCTGGACATAgcaatttgtatttaaatgtttgctaCTATTCGTACATTTGTTTTGATTCTACTCTCTGCAGTTTCCCCATGGATATTCTGATGAGGCCAATTTTGTCTGCACATCACAATGATGACTGCCCAGATCAATGAGTTGGCAGAAGTTGCTAATATACAATCTCTAAGGGAATAGGAAGTTTCTAAACTTCTGTATCTCTTCAGACTTGTCTTTGGTTCTCAGGATTTTTACCTCCTGAACAGCTTATTTTAATACAGTTGGGTAGGAAATAGGGGCTGATGGACCGATGGGATCCACAGCTAACCCTCTCTCCGACCTGTGTACACTTCTTTCACCTCCTTGCCTGTGAGTTTCCTTTCTGCCTCAGGCTGTTAaatcctcccccaacccctcgcCACCATTCTAACTTTGCAAACTTTGTCTTGTCTATGTATGTGAAATTAATGATTGCTAAAATGACataagtattggggcacctgggagacccagtcagtgaagcatccaactcttgatttctgcccaggtcatgatctcagggtccacgCTCGGTGGGGAATttgcttgattctctctctcctctctctctccctccctttgcccctccccagcaCGCTTATTTAtgctccctccccccaaataaataaataaacctttaaaatgaTATGAGGGGGCAGAAGAGAACAAAATTTAAGGAACatgacagacatttttttttaagattttatttatttatttgacaaaaagagatcacaagtatgcagaaagacaggcagagggagaggaggaagcaggctccccgccgagcagagagcccattgagggccttgatcccaggaccctgagatcacaacccaagccaaaggcagaggcccaacccactgagccacccaggcacccaacagaCATTACTGATTGCTTATCCCAAAccattctttgtttcttcctacCAAAAGAACCCTACTTTTTCCCCATGGAACAGATGATCTTATTGTGAGTTGACCTTAAGCCTAAATCCTGAATATTCTAACTAATTATGGTTATTCCATTTTCCTTCCCAGACTGGTTTAGGGACAGGCATGTGGCTAGGATCTCATCAATGATATAAAGAGGAATCTGCCAGGGTGTTACTGGGATGATTTCTTTTCTGATAAAGGGATAGAAAATGGGACACCCTCATTTCTTACACTGGAGGTTACTTTGTTGCTGATGTGGCACCTAGAATTTCTGCAGCCACCTGACAAAAAAGAAAGCTACCAGAGGCAAGTCAACATATTGACAATGATGGGGACAGAAAAACTAGGGTCCTGATGATGTCATCAAACCACGAGTTAACCAGCCCCAGAGAGGCTCCATCTCTGACTCTCTTATGACGTCAGAGAGATTATATATTTCCTCATCATTGGAGCCGGTTCGGTCTGGCTTTCTATTGTTTGCAGTTTAACTAAAATGAGGGGAAATCAATGTTGTCAAAAGGAAAATAACCTAAAGAGTTGCCTGGAGAAAAAGGGGTAGAAGaaggcgggagggggagggggaggggagaccacgagttactttttttttttttttttaagattttattgctCTTTCCGCCATCTTTCTTTGCCGCCATAATGGTGCGCATGAATGTCCTGGCAGATGCTCTCAAGAGCATCAACAATGCTGAAAAGAGAGGCAAACGCCAGGTTCTTATTAGGTCGTGCTCCAAAGTCATCGTCCGGTTTCTCACTGTGATGATGAAGCACGGTTACATTGGCGAATTTGAAATCATTGATGATCACAGAGCGGGGAAGATTGTTGTGAACCTCACAGGCAGGTTGAACAAGTGTGGAGTGATCAGCCCCAGATTTGATGTacaactgaaagatctagaaaaatggCAGAATAACTTGCTCCCGTCCCGCCAGTTTGGTTTCATTGTACTGACAACTTCAGCTGGCATCATGGACCATGAAGAAGCAAGAGGAAAACACAcaggagggaaaatcctgggattcTTTTTCTAGGGATGTAATACATACGTGCAAATAAAATGCCTCaatggacaaaaaacaaaaaaaaaaaaaaaaagattttatttattatttatttgacagacagagatcacaagtaggcagagaggcaggcagagagagagagggaaacagagtccctgctgagcagaaagcccgatgcgggcctcgatctcaggaccctggggtcatgacctgagccgaaggcagaggctttaacccactgagccacccaggcacccccagaccaCGAGCTTCTTAATGAAGAATTCAGGATATACTTTCATCTATTTTCCAATTGGAAGAATAGCCTATTCTTTTACTTGCATAAAAGCTGATCAACTTTGGATGAGCAAATTCCCCACCGACTGTACAGTCTGCTGTACAGACTACAGGACTGTGGCTTTTATCTGCGGTGAAGaccaaaatcactttttttttttttttttttttgtcaaatgccttaAATTTATTGGAGAGTCAAACTGGAAGTCAAAGTGGGCATCTATCCCACACTACAAAGTATGACGCTTACCTTAGGCAttatcatgaaaagaaaaatcaatgctcATTGTTTAAACCATTAGTACCCATTAACTGACATTCCAAATCTCTGACACAATGATTAGCTGCAAACCACCTGAAGCAGCCATGGTAACTCCCCAGGAGGCTGAATTTGGGAGAGAATGTACATGTATTTTTGCTTCTGATGAATGAAGGAGAAAACATACCTCAAAACTTTTCCTAGCTGGGTGGGCTTTGGGGAAGGATCTCAAGTCCAGTCATATCAGATAAAGCTAcgataaatccttaaaaattacaTGTTCAACTCAGAATTCAGAACTAAGAGAGGCAGTATCAGGGCCAGTAAGAACACAGGAATGTGTAGTCATTGGTCATTCTGGGGCAATTAGCCAGTCATTTATGGAGTACTTACTACGCGCTAAGCTTAGTTATAAGCAAACATGTCTTAGTCATTTTACTCATCAGAATTATCCTCTACTAATACGAGTCCATTTTactgagaaacagaaaattaataaagccagtttatatttgcatttttaagttgttttaatctctttattttatttatatatatattctcatgtATACAGAGTTTTACATAAATGCATAATATGATTATATTCCCatacttgttttcttcttttttgcttgGTTCTCCCACTCACAATAAGTACCTTGCTTTGCTTGTGCAACAGTAAACGCTTCATACGAATCCCTCCAAGCCATCCAGTAAGGGTCTCCTTAGCCAGTTTTAATGGCTGCATTATACCCTATGAAGTGGAGATAACTATAATTTAATCATTCCCCAGTCGTTACTATTCCCCAATCCTTGGCCAAtccctatatttttatttcttccccttcatttgCCACTATTGAAGAAATGCTTCAAgagcatatatacatttttttaagattttatttatttatttgagagagagtgagagagagagagcatgagcaggggaggagtagaaggagagggagaagcagacttcctgctaagcagggagcccgacgtggggctcgattccggaactcctggatcatgacctaagcacaaggcagatacttaaccaactggactacccaggtgcccctcagggtatatttttaaacacagtcctgggggcacctgggtggctcagtgggttaagcctctgccttcggctcaggtcatgatctcagggtcctgggacggagccccgcatctctgctcagcagggaacctgctttcctctctctctctctgcctacctctctgcctactggtgatctctcagtcaaataaataaaaaaataaataaaatacagtcctGGCTCAGCTCCATTGGAATAAATGTGTTTAGGTCACTGCACATGCCTTGGCCCCTCGAGCTTTCATAGCTTTGTAAGTGTGGCTTCCTCTCAGGAATGCCCTTGATTTTTGTCAAAGTCTAATTTGCCTTCAGGGAGGCTGAAGTACCATCTCCTCTGAGGTGTTTCCTCTTACCATTCACAAAATGGATTAGTGACCCCCAGGGGCTCCCCAACCTCCCAAGGTTAGCTCTGATAAACAACTGTCAGTCAATTGTCTCTTTTATCAAATTGAATGTCATGAGATTGACTCTACATCCCCAGGACCAACCATAGACTCCAGCACATTTTAGTTGCTGGAACAAATGGATGGTTGGATTAATGAGTAAAGAAAGAGATAAACGAATAAACAGAGACATGACATATTATGATGTTTTGAGGAGCTACAAATAGTTTTTTGTAGCTAGAGCATAGAATGAATATGGAAgataatgcttttttcttttttgaaaggtcAGACTGTCATGTGTTTTGTGTATCAAATTTAAAGAGTATGAGTTTTATCCTAAAGAGCATGACAAGCTactgaagaattttaagcagcAAATATCATGAATTTTTAAGAAAGTCTTTGGGTTGAGTGTGGAAGATGGCCTAGATTAAGCCAGAAGAAAGACCAGGAACCATTAGAAGGCAACAGAGTGAGAAATGATGAAGGCCGTGTGGCGGCTGTTGCCCTAGACATGTCACAggtgttttcatttaattttcccaTCATCCCAAGAGTCATGGTTCATGCTAGTCCCATGCTAAGGAAACAATGTTAAAGGGAAGAGCTCACCAAGGGTCACACTGTTAATCAGTGATGTGCCCTGACTGGACCTCAAGTTCCTCAAGTTACTGGCTCAAAGCCAGTAAGCTCTCCATGTGGCCATTGCAAAGCAAAGGCACTGGCACTACTACAGAGGAGGGGATGCCAATTAAGATGTTAAggatggggtgctgggtggctcggtggattaagtgtctgcccttggctcaggtcatgatcctggggtcctgggatcaagccctgtatcaggctccctgcttatcggggagtctac
This portion of the Mustela lutreola isolate mMusLut2 chromosome 14, mMusLut2.pri, whole genome shotgun sequence genome encodes:
- the LOC131814605 gene encoding small ribosomal subunit protein uS8-like, with protein sequence MVRMNVLADALKSINNAEKRGKRQVLIRSCSKVIVRFLTVMMKHGYIGEFEIIDDHRAGKIVVNLTGRLNKCGVISPRFDVQLKDLEKWQNNLLPSRQFGFIVLTTSAGIMDHEEARGKHTGGKILGFFF